In the Nymphalis io chromosome 2, ilAglIoxx1.1, whole genome shotgun sequence genome, one interval contains:
- the LOC126776893 gene encoding U-scoloptoxin(19)-Sm1a-like, whose product MRRRPTVVDIMKYFILFFVVLGLVRGNEEDFKIIDAIEQERPCVEKGGICTVAADCPKGHLAEKQGLCPNQRKQGIDCCHGISMKETRCLKHGGVCMKQETFCNPSLIFDEATDCPDNQKCCLMVL is encoded by the exons ATGCGCAGACGTCCGACAGTTGTTGACATtatgaagtattttattttattttttgttgtgctTGGACTCGTTCGCGGAAATGAGGAAGACT ttaaaataattgatgCAATAGAACAAGAACGGCCGTGTGTGGAAAAGGGTGGTATTTGCACGGTAGCGGCTGACTGTCCGAAGGGTCACCTCGCTGAGAAACAGGGGCTCTGTCCGAATCAGCGCAAACAGGGCATCGATTGCTGCCATGGAA TATCAATGAAAGAGACCCGTTGCCTCAAACATGGTGGAGTTTGTATGAAACAGGAAACGTTTTGTAATCCAAGTCTTATCTTTGATGAAGCTACTGATTGTCCAGACAATCAAAAGTGCTGCCTCATGGTGTTGTAG